A region from the Vespula pensylvanica isolate Volc-1 chromosome 9, ASM1446617v1, whole genome shotgun sequence genome encodes:
- the LOC122631544 gene encoding homeotic protein female sterile-like isoform X5, with the protein MSERINGVKMQQVDTISQNNSTSAPGKASATPATPGKEPPPREEPTVEPVNGVVQPPVVPPPNRPGRVTNQLQFLQKGVLKPVWKHQFAWPFQQPVDAKKLNLPDYHKIIKQPMDLGTIKKRLENTYYWSGKECIQDFNTMFTNCYVYNKPGEDVVVMAQALEKLFLTKVAQMPKEEVELDPPVPKGPKGKKAGRVGGPVGGMAGTTGSTGRGRPSSVAAAVTSSVPNSLAPSATSAGTTGVIPMPPLGTQAPASVPGSTNTTTIAPPSSMGVTPMATHNSLPQQVVPPTGGYHAQPAMDPQTASAVPPPPQVPTAPTVMPPSQPAKLKKGVKRKADTTTPTANSFEPLYAPLDSKNAKIPARRESGRQIKKPTRQGEDGLVPFHQANMPLIGAMAQQPQHTGGKSKEKLSEALKSCNEILKELFSKKHSGYAWPFYKPVDAELLGLHDYHDIIKKPMDLGTVKTKMDSREYKTAQEFASDVRLIFTNCYKYNPPDHDVVAMARKLQDVFEMRYAKIPDEPMGGMSGMKGSSSSASSSGSESSSDSDDSEEERTQKLVALQQELKAMQEQMRKLVEESGKKKSKKKKPDKPKSKPMSNKSSSLVGSHTGAMKELMKPSGGIPSVSDSVGTSIASVAMGASDLKIPGGMGGDLHHPAIAVGPNKTHTTGSLGHHLPTATNAKSKGKGRGPGKATAANTANKRPKANSRSSGNKKKSINQPPPITFDSEDEDNAKPMSYDEKRQLSLDINKLPGDKLGRVVHIIQSREPSLRDSNPDEIEIDFETLKPSTLRELESYVASCLRKKPHKKVSGKSKDEQIAEKKQELEKRLQDVTGQLGNVKKTAKKEDSSKSVDVVGTGGASGPSRLSASSSSSSDSDSSSSSLSSSTSDSSDSEAGNSSSRPPRKKTKKNAQSAPPPTTSTTVAPALNHTGGLLMNSQPTANSTGPIAKAASVTQSSNIPADQGGNSQQPVAVAAVTASQGMPVASHASMPAQPPRPTAMATAAPVKKPTPPPPTTSNPPTPSVSVPTPPPSVTPTNTNSVVASPVVPQAPQPPTSVNSYPNANTPVPTDGTTLNQQADLLQPYSTLASVPTTQTSLEQSLSIKKESHISMIPTLHTSNNTNLNLLPDVKNPVNMMPTSMASNLNLGNINMANLNMNLQQGLATHMSMHNQLENMINTTSPLTNIQNSHNVTMSQHSNGFPSIKRETSSPNMLNNNGIPGVNVGMNMGGMGSIFDPVPIVSMPMQISQIPIKKEEKQPLPISQPQIAQKAMDAGAIFAEMNALGLPPMGNHSSSQLMPEKKMTPPDSKNPASNFASAFKNKTVEQNVKNASSWSSLAQASSPQSTAGSSMKSAARDSFQAFKKQAKEKQDRQRALLEQQEMRRQQKEQAERERLRQENEKRREREEEDALEKVRKTVGDQQGNAMTATTRAEEVKAIVDTDSSSPSHSSNQDKAAAERERQRLREQERRRREAMAGAIDMNMQSDLMAAFEESL; encoded by the exons ATGTCTGAAAG aatCAACGGGGTCAAGATGCAGCAGGTGGACACTATTTCACAAAATAATTCG acaaGTGCACCTGGTAAAGCATCAGCTACACCAGCTACACCAGGGAAAGAACCACCTCCTCGTGAAGAGCCAACAGTGGAACCCGTAAATGGTGTAGTGCAGCCACCAGTTGTTCCGCCACCTAATCGACCTGGACGAGTTACAAatcaattacaatttttacaaaaaggaGTATTGAAACCAGTATGGAAACATCAATTTGCTTGGCCTTTTCAACAACCTGTGGACGcaaagaaattgaatttacCA GACTATCACAAAATTATCAAACAACCGATGGATCTGGgtacaataaaaaaacgatTGGAAAATACGTATTACTGGAGCGGCAAAGAATGTATCCAAGATTTCAATACGATGTTCACCAATTGTTACGTTTACAACAAGCCAGGAGAAGATGTTGTTGTTATGGCACAAGCACtcgaaaaattgtttcttacaAAG GTTGCACAAATGCcaaaagaagaagtggaaCTCGATCCTCCAGTTCCAAAAGGtccaaaagggaaaaaagctGGCAGAGTAGGAGGACCAGTTGGAGGAATGGCAGGAACAACTGGAAGTACAGGAAGAGGTCGTCCTTCCTCGGTAGCAGCGGCTGTTACATCCAGTGTACCAAATAGTTTGGCACCTTCAGCTACATCGGCGGGTACAACAGGTGTCATACCTATGCCTCCTCTTGGTACACAAGCACCTGCTTCTGTACCAGGCAGTACGAATACAACCACCATTGCTCCGCCATCGAGCATGGGTGTTACTCCAATGGCCACTCACAATTCTCTGCCTCAACAAGTCGTCCCTCCAACGGGCGGTTACCATGCGCAGCCAGCTATGGATCCACAGACGGCTTCTGCTGTACCACCTCCACCTCAGGTTCCCACTGCTCCAACTGTAATGCCTCCATCTCAACCAGCCAAATTGAAAAAGGGAGTGAAGAGAAAGGCTGATACTACAACCCCTACGGCTAATTCGTTTGAACCATTATATGCCCCATTGGATTCAAAGAATGCTAAAATTCCTGCAAGACGAGAATCTGGTAGACAGATCAAAAAG CCAACGAGGCAAGGGGAAGACGGCTTAGTGCCATTCCACCAGGCCAACATGCCCCTGATTGGGGCAATGGCCCAACAG CCTCAACATACAGGTGGCAAATCCAAGGAAAAGCTTTCAGAAGCACTCAAGTCTTGTAATGAGATCTTAAAAGAATTGTTTTCTAAAAAGCATTcg GGTTACGCATGGCCTTTCTATAAGCCAGTTGACGCAGAACTATTAGGTCTGCATGACTATCATGACATTATTAAGAAACCAATGGATCTTGGTACCGTAAAG ACTAAAATGGACAGTCGCGAATATAAAACAGCCCAGGAATTTGCAAGCGATGTGAGGCTTATATTTACCAATTGTTACAAATATAATCCTCCTGATCATGATGTCGTTGCAATGGCTAGAAAACTTCAGGATGTATTTGAAATGAG GTATGCGAAAATACCTGATGAACCTATGGGAGGTATGTCAGGAATGAAGGGTAGCAGTAGTAGTGCAAGCAGTTCCGGTTCCGAAAGTTCTTCCGACAGCGACGATTCTGAAGAAGAACGTACACAAAAATTAGTTGCTCTTCAACAAGAG CTTAAAGCAATGCAAGAACAAATGAGAAAATTAGTAGAAGAAAGTGGTAAAAAGaagagcaagaagaagaagccggACAAACCAAAATCAAAGCCAATGAGCAATAAAAGTAGTAGTCTCGTTGGTAGTCATACTGGTGCCATGAAAGAACTTATGAAACCAAGTGGTGGAATTCCCAGTGTGTCTGATAGTGTTGGTACTAGTATAGCTAGTGTTGCAATGGGCGCAAGTGATCTAAAAATACCTGGTGGTATGGGTGGTGATCTTCATCATCCAGCAATAGCAGTAGGACCAAATAAAACACATACAACAGGAAGTTTAGGTCATCATTTGCCAACAGCGACGAATGCTAAATCAAAAGGTAAAGGAAGAGGTCCTGGAAAAGCTACTGCAGCAAATACTGCGAACAAAAGGCCGAAAGCGAATAGTAGATCAAGtgggaataaaaagaaatcgatcaaTCAACCACCTCCCATAACATTTGACTCTGAGGACGAAGATAATGCAAAACCAATGTCTTATGACGAAAAGAGACAACTTAGCTTGGATATTAACAAACTGCCTG gAGATAAACTAGGTAGAGTTGTACACATAATACAGTCTCGGGAACCTTCGTTGAGGGATTCGAATCCAGACGAGATTGAGATTGATTTTGAAACTCTAAAGCCTTCCACATTAAGAGAGTTGGAAAGCTATGTTGCATCATGCCTCAGGAAAAAACCAC ATAAAAAAGTTAGTGGAAAATCTAAAGATGAGCAAATAGcagagaaaaaacaagaattagAAAAGAGGTTGCAGGATGTAACAGGTCAATTGGGGAATGTGAAGAAAACTGCTAAGAAag AAGACAGTAGTAAATCAGTCGACGTAGTTGGTACTGGAGGAGCCAGTGGGCCTTCACGATTATCCGCTTcaagtagtagtagcagtgaCAGTGATTCGAGCAGTAGTTCACTTTCGTCGAGCACCAGTGATTCGAGCGACAGTGAAGCAG GAAACTCCTCCAGTCGTCCACctagaaagaagacgaagaagaatgcTCAAAGTGCACCACCTCCGACAACATCAACAACTGTTGCTCCG GCACTCAATCATACTGGAGGTCTATTAATGAATAGTCAGCCAACAGCAAATTCTACGGGACCAATAGCAAAGGCAGCATCGGTAACTCAATCTAGCAATATTCCTGCCGATCAAG gTGGCAACAGTCAGCAACCTGTAGCCGTAGCTGCTGTTACAGCAAGTCAAGGGATGCCTGTGGCAAGTCATGCATCTATGCCTGCGCAACCTCCACGACCAACAGCAATGGCTACAGCTGCTCCTGTTAAAAAGCCAACGCCACCTCCTCCGACTACTTCTAATCCTCCGACTCCGTCAGTATCCgtaccaacaccaccacccAGTGTTACTCCAACAAATACGAACTCTGTGGTGGCATCACCGGTTGTGCCTCAGGCGCCACAGCCTCCAACGTCTGTTAATTCTTATCCAAATGCGAACACACCTGTTCCAACGGATGGAACAACATTAAATCAACAGGCGGACCTTTTGCAGCCATATAGTACTCTAG CTTCTGTACCCACGACACAAACATCATTGGAACAAAGTCTTTCTATAAAGAAGGAGTCACATATATCAATGATTCCAACTCTTCATACAAGTAATAATACCAATTTAAATTTACTGCCAGATGTTAAAAATCCAGTTAATATGATGCCTACGAGTATGGCGTCGAATTTAAATCTGGGAAATATAAATATGGCTAATTTAAACATGAATTTACAACAAGGATTGGCGACACACATGTCAATGCACAATCAATTGGAGAATATGATAAATACAACATCACCTTTAACCAACATACAAAACTCGCATAATGTTACGATGTCGCAACATTCTAACGGCTTTCCAAGTATAAAGCGTGAAACTTCCTCGCCGAATATGTTGAATAACAATGGCATTCCAGGAGTTAATGTAGGAATGAATATGGGAGGAATGGGATCGATTTTTGATCCTGTTCCTATAGTTTCCATGCCAATGCAAATTTCACAAATAcccataaagaaagaagaaaaacagccTCTTCCTATTTCGCAGCCACAAATTGCACAAAAGGCAATGGATg CAGGAGCTATTTTTGCAGAAATGAATGCGTTAGGTTTACCACCAATGGGCAATCACTCGAGTTCTCAGCTCATGCCTGAAAAGAAGATGACGCCACCCGATTCAAAAAATCCTGCTTCAAACTTTGCGTCAGCTTTTAAGAACAAG ACCGTTGAACAAAATGTAAAGAACGCATCTTCGTGGTCGTCGTTGGCTCAAGCATCGAGTCCTCAATCTACTGCAGGAAGTAGCATGAAGAGCGCTGCCAGAGATTCTTTCCAAGCGTTCAAAAAACAAgccaaagaaaaacaagatagG CAAAGAGCACTATTGGAACAACAAGAAATGCGCAGACAGCAAAAGGAACAGGCTGAACGAGAACGATTGCgacaagaaaatgaaaagagaagagaacgagaggaggaggatgctttggagaaagtaagaaaaactGTTGGGGATCAACAAGGTAACGCGATGACCGCCACGACGAGAGCGGAAGAAGTGAAAGCCATTGTTGACACGGATAGCAGTAGTCCAAGTCATTCGTCTAATCAGGACAAAGCTGCTGCCGAAAGAGAACGACAAAGGCTACGGGAACAAGAACGGAGACGGCGCGAAGCG aTGGCTGGCGCGATTGACATGAACATGCAAAGCGATTTGATGGCTGCGTTTGAGGAATCATTATAA
- the LOC122631544 gene encoding bromodomain-containing protein 2-like isoform X1, with translation MSERINGVKMQQVDTISQNNSLDVEERERLCNIPKTSAPGKASATPATPGKEPPPREEPTVEPVNGVVQPPVVPPPNRPGRVTNQLQFLQKGVLKPVWKHQFAWPFQQPVDAKKLNLPDYHKIIKQPMDLGTIKKRLENTYYWSGKECIQDFNTMFTNCYVYNKPGEDVVVMAQALEKLFLTKVAQMPKEEVELDPPVPKGPKGKKAGRVGGPVGGMAGTTGSTGRGRPSSVAAAVTSSVPNSLAPSATSAGTTGVIPMPPLGTQAPASVPGSTNTTTIAPPSSMGVTPMATHNSLPQQVVPPTGGYHAQPAMDPQTASAVPPPPQVPTAPTVMPPSQPAKLKKGVKRKADTTTPTANSFEPLYAPLDSKNAKIPARRESGRQIKKPTRQGEDGLVPFHQANMPLIGAMAQQPQHTGGKSKEKLSEALKSCNEILKELFSKKHSGYAWPFYKPVDAELLGLHDYHDIIKKPMDLGTVKTKMDSREYKTAQEFASDVRLIFTNCYKYNPPDHDVVAMARKLQDVFEMRYAKIPDEPMGGMSGMKGSSSSASSSGSESSSDSDDSEEERTQKLVALQQELKAMQEQMRKLVEESGKKKSKKKKPDKPKSKPMSNKSSSLVGSHTGAMKELMKPSGGIPSVSDSVGTSIASVAMGASDLKIPGGMGGDLHHPAIAVGPNKTHTTGSLGHHLPTATNAKSKGKGRGPGKATAANTANKRPKANSRSSGNKKKSINQPPPITFDSEDEDNAKPMSYDEKRQLSLDINKLPGDKLGRVVHIIQSREPSLRDSNPDEIEIDFETLKPSTLRELESYVASCLRKKPHKKVSGKSKDEQIAEKKQELEKRLQDVTGQLGNVKKTAKKEDSSKSVDVVGTGGASGPSRLSASSSSSSDSDSSSSSLSSSTSDSSDSEAGNSSSRPPRKKTKKNAQSAPPPTTSTTVAPALNHTGGLLMNSQPTANSTGPIAKAASVTQSSNIPADQGGNSQQPVAVAAVTASQGMPVASHASMPAQPPRPTAMATAAPVKKPTPPPPTTSNPPTPSVSVPTPPPSVTPTNTNSVVASPVVPQAPQPPTSVNSYPNANTPVPTDGTTLNQQADLLQPYSTLASVPTTQTSLEQSLSIKKESHISMIPTLHTSNNTNLNLLPDVKNPVNMMPTSMASNLNLGNINMANLNMNLQQGLATHMSMHNQLENMINTTSPLTNIQNSHNVTMSQHSNGFPSIKRETSSPNMLNNNGIPGVNVGMNMGGMGSIFDPVPIVSMPMQISQIPIKKEEKQPLPISQPQIAQKAMDAGAIFAEMNALGLPPMGNHSSSQLMPEKKMTPPDSKNPASNFASAFKNKTVEQNVKNASSWSSLAQASSPQSTAGSSMKSAARDSFQAFKKQAKEKQDRQRALLEQQEMRRQQKEQAERERLRQENEKRREREEEDALEKVRKTVGDQQGNAMTATTRAEEVKAIVDTDSSSPSHSSNQDKAAAERERQRLREQERRRREAMAGAIDMNMQSDLMAAFEESL, from the exons ATGTCTGAAAG aatCAACGGGGTCAAGATGCAGCAGGTGGACACTATTTCACAAAATAATTCG TTAGATGTGGAGGAGCGAGAAAGGCTGTGTAATATACCGAAG acaaGTGCACCTGGTAAAGCATCAGCTACACCAGCTACACCAGGGAAAGAACCACCTCCTCGTGAAGAGCCAACAGTGGAACCCGTAAATGGTGTAGTGCAGCCACCAGTTGTTCCGCCACCTAATCGACCTGGACGAGTTACAAatcaattacaatttttacaaaaaggaGTATTGAAACCAGTATGGAAACATCAATTTGCTTGGCCTTTTCAACAACCTGTGGACGcaaagaaattgaatttacCA GACTATCACAAAATTATCAAACAACCGATGGATCTGGgtacaataaaaaaacgatTGGAAAATACGTATTACTGGAGCGGCAAAGAATGTATCCAAGATTTCAATACGATGTTCACCAATTGTTACGTTTACAACAAGCCAGGAGAAGATGTTGTTGTTATGGCACAAGCACtcgaaaaattgtttcttacaAAG GTTGCACAAATGCcaaaagaagaagtggaaCTCGATCCTCCAGTTCCAAAAGGtccaaaagggaaaaaagctGGCAGAGTAGGAGGACCAGTTGGAGGAATGGCAGGAACAACTGGAAGTACAGGAAGAGGTCGTCCTTCCTCGGTAGCAGCGGCTGTTACATCCAGTGTACCAAATAGTTTGGCACCTTCAGCTACATCGGCGGGTACAACAGGTGTCATACCTATGCCTCCTCTTGGTACACAAGCACCTGCTTCTGTACCAGGCAGTACGAATACAACCACCATTGCTCCGCCATCGAGCATGGGTGTTACTCCAATGGCCACTCACAATTCTCTGCCTCAACAAGTCGTCCCTCCAACGGGCGGTTACCATGCGCAGCCAGCTATGGATCCACAGACGGCTTCTGCTGTACCACCTCCACCTCAGGTTCCCACTGCTCCAACTGTAATGCCTCCATCTCAACCAGCCAAATTGAAAAAGGGAGTGAAGAGAAAGGCTGATACTACAACCCCTACGGCTAATTCGTTTGAACCATTATATGCCCCATTGGATTCAAAGAATGCTAAAATTCCTGCAAGACGAGAATCTGGTAGACAGATCAAAAAG CCAACGAGGCAAGGGGAAGACGGCTTAGTGCCATTCCACCAGGCCAACATGCCCCTGATTGGGGCAATGGCCCAACAG CCTCAACATACAGGTGGCAAATCCAAGGAAAAGCTTTCAGAAGCACTCAAGTCTTGTAATGAGATCTTAAAAGAATTGTTTTCTAAAAAGCATTcg GGTTACGCATGGCCTTTCTATAAGCCAGTTGACGCAGAACTATTAGGTCTGCATGACTATCATGACATTATTAAGAAACCAATGGATCTTGGTACCGTAAAG ACTAAAATGGACAGTCGCGAATATAAAACAGCCCAGGAATTTGCAAGCGATGTGAGGCTTATATTTACCAATTGTTACAAATATAATCCTCCTGATCATGATGTCGTTGCAATGGCTAGAAAACTTCAGGATGTATTTGAAATGAG GTATGCGAAAATACCTGATGAACCTATGGGAGGTATGTCAGGAATGAAGGGTAGCAGTAGTAGTGCAAGCAGTTCCGGTTCCGAAAGTTCTTCCGACAGCGACGATTCTGAAGAAGAACGTACACAAAAATTAGTTGCTCTTCAACAAGAG CTTAAAGCAATGCAAGAACAAATGAGAAAATTAGTAGAAGAAAGTGGTAAAAAGaagagcaagaagaagaagccggACAAACCAAAATCAAAGCCAATGAGCAATAAAAGTAGTAGTCTCGTTGGTAGTCATACTGGTGCCATGAAAGAACTTATGAAACCAAGTGGTGGAATTCCCAGTGTGTCTGATAGTGTTGGTACTAGTATAGCTAGTGTTGCAATGGGCGCAAGTGATCTAAAAATACCTGGTGGTATGGGTGGTGATCTTCATCATCCAGCAATAGCAGTAGGACCAAATAAAACACATACAACAGGAAGTTTAGGTCATCATTTGCCAACAGCGACGAATGCTAAATCAAAAGGTAAAGGAAGAGGTCCTGGAAAAGCTACTGCAGCAAATACTGCGAACAAAAGGCCGAAAGCGAATAGTAGATCAAGtgggaataaaaagaaatcgatcaaTCAACCACCTCCCATAACATTTGACTCTGAGGACGAAGATAATGCAAAACCAATGTCTTATGACGAAAAGAGACAACTTAGCTTGGATATTAACAAACTGCCTG gAGATAAACTAGGTAGAGTTGTACACATAATACAGTCTCGGGAACCTTCGTTGAGGGATTCGAATCCAGACGAGATTGAGATTGATTTTGAAACTCTAAAGCCTTCCACATTAAGAGAGTTGGAAAGCTATGTTGCATCATGCCTCAGGAAAAAACCAC ATAAAAAAGTTAGTGGAAAATCTAAAGATGAGCAAATAGcagagaaaaaacaagaattagAAAAGAGGTTGCAGGATGTAACAGGTCAATTGGGGAATGTGAAGAAAACTGCTAAGAAag AAGACAGTAGTAAATCAGTCGACGTAGTTGGTACTGGAGGAGCCAGTGGGCCTTCACGATTATCCGCTTcaagtagtagtagcagtgaCAGTGATTCGAGCAGTAGTTCACTTTCGTCGAGCACCAGTGATTCGAGCGACAGTGAAGCAG GAAACTCCTCCAGTCGTCCACctagaaagaagacgaagaagaatgcTCAAAGTGCACCACCTCCGACAACATCAACAACTGTTGCTCCG GCACTCAATCATACTGGAGGTCTATTAATGAATAGTCAGCCAACAGCAAATTCTACGGGACCAATAGCAAAGGCAGCATCGGTAACTCAATCTAGCAATATTCCTGCCGATCAAG gTGGCAACAGTCAGCAACCTGTAGCCGTAGCTGCTGTTACAGCAAGTCAAGGGATGCCTGTGGCAAGTCATGCATCTATGCCTGCGCAACCTCCACGACCAACAGCAATGGCTACAGCTGCTCCTGTTAAAAAGCCAACGCCACCTCCTCCGACTACTTCTAATCCTCCGACTCCGTCAGTATCCgtaccaacaccaccacccAGTGTTACTCCAACAAATACGAACTCTGTGGTGGCATCACCGGTTGTGCCTCAGGCGCCACAGCCTCCAACGTCTGTTAATTCTTATCCAAATGCGAACACACCTGTTCCAACGGATGGAACAACATTAAATCAACAGGCGGACCTTTTGCAGCCATATAGTACTCTAG CTTCTGTACCCACGACACAAACATCATTGGAACAAAGTCTTTCTATAAAGAAGGAGTCACATATATCAATGATTCCAACTCTTCATACAAGTAATAATACCAATTTAAATTTACTGCCAGATGTTAAAAATCCAGTTAATATGATGCCTACGAGTATGGCGTCGAATTTAAATCTGGGAAATATAAATATGGCTAATTTAAACATGAATTTACAACAAGGATTGGCGACACACATGTCAATGCACAATCAATTGGAGAATATGATAAATACAACATCACCTTTAACCAACATACAAAACTCGCATAATGTTACGATGTCGCAACATTCTAACGGCTTTCCAAGTATAAAGCGTGAAACTTCCTCGCCGAATATGTTGAATAACAATGGCATTCCAGGAGTTAATGTAGGAATGAATATGGGAGGAATGGGATCGATTTTTGATCCTGTTCCTATAGTTTCCATGCCAATGCAAATTTCACAAATAcccataaagaaagaagaaaaacagccTCTTCCTATTTCGCAGCCACAAATTGCACAAAAGGCAATGGATg CAGGAGCTATTTTTGCAGAAATGAATGCGTTAGGTTTACCACCAATGGGCAATCACTCGAGTTCTCAGCTCATGCCTGAAAAGAAGATGACGCCACCCGATTCAAAAAATCCTGCTTCAAACTTTGCGTCAGCTTTTAAGAACAAG ACCGTTGAACAAAATGTAAAGAACGCATCTTCGTGGTCGTCGTTGGCTCAAGCATCGAGTCCTCAATCTACTGCAGGAAGTAGCATGAAGAGCGCTGCCAGAGATTCTTTCCAAGCGTTCAAAAAACAAgccaaagaaaaacaagatagG CAAAGAGCACTATTGGAACAACAAGAAATGCGCAGACAGCAAAAGGAACAGGCTGAACGAGAACGATTGCgacaagaaaatgaaaagagaagagaacgagaggaggaggatgctttggagaaagtaagaaaaactGTTGGGGATCAACAAGGTAACGCGATGACCGCCACGACGAGAGCGGAAGAAGTGAAAGCCATTGTTGACACGGATAGCAGTAGTCCAAGTCATTCGTCTAATCAGGACAAAGCTGCTGCCGAAAGAGAACGACAAAGGCTACGGGAACAAGAACGGAGACGGCGCGAAGCG aTGGCTGGCGCGATTGACATGAACATGCAAAGCGATTTGATGGCTGCGTTTGAGGAATCATTATAA